The Capricornis sumatraensis isolate serow.1 chromosome 15, serow.2, whole genome shotgun sequence DNA segment ctgcctcctctctgctcctggCCGGGGGAATCGAAAACCTGTCAAGCGGGTTTGGCCAAAATTATGTCTTGTTCCCAAGCAAGTTCACAGTGCTGGTTTCCATCTCTCAGGCGGGAGCGTCCCAGAGCAGAGCGGAGGTCCCTGGAGGTCGATGCGGACCCGGGGCCATGTGAGTACCTGGGGGCCTCCAGAGCCCcagtggcttcagtagttggggccaGGGGAAGGGGCACAAGGTCTGGGGTCACTGTGGGGTGCTAGCTACCAGGCGGAGACCCAGCCCCTGCTCGTGGGGGCTGGAGGAAGAGCCAGGGAGGGGTGGTGGCCACGGCCCCTGCTCTGGGGTGCACTGTCCAGGGGACTGAGTGGGAGCGCGGGCCGCAGCGAGCTTGCTGGGCAGACAGGCTGGGGGAGTCAAGGCTTGGAAGGCTGGGGTTGGCACTGCTGTGCTGGGAAGTCCCTGGGTCTTCTGGGGACACTGGGAACAGGCTGGGGGCCTGGCACTTCATCCTGGTCCGGCCTCACCACCCGGATCCTCAGACAGGCTGCAGCTGGGGAATGAGGGGTGGAGCGTGGTGCAGCCAGCCACGGCTCTCTGCCGGGCACTGTAGGACATCAGCTGCCCTCAGTGCGGTGTCCCctgggaaacagtgacaaaagGCTCCCAGGCCTCGGCTCTGCTCAGCCTCCCCCACCAGGCCTCAGGAAGGCGGCTGAGAAGTCGCAGTGGCCCTGGGCCGGCCCATCCTTGAGGAATCAGGTTGCAGGGCCCACTGTTACTTGAGCCAGCAGCGACACCTCGGCCTTGCTGAGCGAGTGCACACCTGCCTTGTGCctctgtgcatgcgtgcacacgcACATGTGGTACTCGAGTATGTGCGCACATGTGCAAGCAGCTTTCCTCTGTCCTGCGCAGTGCCACATGCACAGTGGGGGGAGTGCACGCATGTGCACATGTTTCTCTGTTGTGCAGTAGTTGTCGGGATGTTGTTAGGATACTGTTGTGTCTGCACGTGTGGGCATCACATATGTATGCTCATGTGTCATGGGTCTACGTGTCTGACGATGCTAGAAATCATCCAGGTAGTGGCACCTCTCAGGACCTGCCCTCTGAGCTGGCCCAGGAGGTCACAGGAGGCTGCCCTGGCCATATCCTTGCGAGCTGGTGACTGTGGACTAGtgccatctctcagggtcatagATCCTTCATCTGCACAGTGAGGGCTGTCATGGCCACTCCACAGGCAACGTGAGCCCAGGGACTGACTACCTGAGACGTTCCTGCCGGACGCCTGGATGTGGGGGCTGGCAGGCTGGCCCCTGACCACCTGCAGTCAATGGGCACTGGATGCCTGCCACATGGAGGAGACCCGGCAGCCCAAGGTGGTGCAGACTCCTGtctccaggagctgggccaggacACTGCCGTCATTTTGTGGCCCAGGACACTGAGACACAGTGGGAGAGAGACTCAGCTAAGGTGACCGGAGAAGGGGCTTCTCCCTCACCACGTGGGGCATAGGGAGCCACCGCCGGTCTGACCTGCTTCACACCTGTCCCTGAATCTGTAGAATGGGACAGTGAGTGCCAGAAGGCAGGGCGAGCTCCAATCATACCCGTGGGCTGAGCcagggcacacagcaggtgctccacGAAGACCTGTGTGGGGACAGGGAAAGGGCTTGGACGGTGCGAACAGCCTCATGAGGCCCCTGGTGACGGGCAGGCGGAGCGTGCCTGGGTCACTCTGGGACCTGGTAGGGGACCTGCAGTAGACGCCGCACAGCCATAGAGCCCTGGCCCGGGACTCGGCTGAGCGGATGCCTGGGGAACAAGGGCCACTGCTATGGCTATTGCTGCACCATTGTCATCGCGTTACTCACAGGTGGGTGGAGGGATCAACGGCAGAGAAGGCGCAGAACTGGGGGCCTGGGGCTCCTGGACCCGAGGGCATGCTGGAGAAGAGGCCTCAACGAGAGAAAGTGGCCAGGGCCCTGCCGGCCGGCCCAGGAGCCGGGCAAGAACCTCACCACCAAGGCTTTGCGGCTCAGTGGACAACACCCGGACCAGGGCCACAGCTGGGGCTCTGGTGGCCTTCTCTGTACATGGCGGCAGGGGCATTTCCCTGAGACACGGCCATGAAGACTCAGTGATCCCTGAGTGTCCACGCAGGGCACGAGTGTGTATCATCAATGCTGGCATCTGAGACTCTGCTCTGAACTCAGGGGCGTTCTTGTCCTCCTGTAGAGGGCCTTGGTGGCACTTGAACTCCTGGGCCCCTGGGGCTGCCTGCAGGAGGCGCTGCGTGTGGTGGATGCAGGTCTCCATCTGCAGCTAGCTGAGTGCCTGCCGGGCCCTGCACTGAGTACACACATCACCCGGAAGGCATAGTCTGGACACACGTACTTGGTGGGACACACCCACAACCACCTGAGGAGGTGGCGCGGTTACCTCAGATGAGGGACTCAGGCTCTGGGGACACACTAGTCCCATCCACAGAGGCTCCAGGCAGGCCAGGGCGCACTGCGCAGGCTGACCTTGCCCAGGTGAGTGGCAGGTGCACAGGGTCACCGGTGTGCCCGACCCCTGCCTTGCCCTGCAACCTGCAGCTTCTGGGGCTCCACCCAGCAGAGACCTTCCAGCCTGGGTGTCCAGAGCAGGAGCAGGAGTGACCCTGGGCCCTTGAGGAGCAGCCCTCAGGTCTCTGCCTCCAgcaccaccaccccccgcccccgcagtgGGCAACTCGGGCCACCCTCTCCAGCGCCCAGGGCCACCAggcccaggggcagcagccaagacccCATGCCATAACCTGCTCCCTCCTCCTGACACCACTgtagcccccaccccaggcctgggggcagcctcctgcctctcccctcaGTGGCTCTCAGCACACCTGGCAaacaccagggaggcccccaggGAGGGCTGGCCCACCATCCTCGGGCCGAGACCACGtgcactttttaaaagtaatttcatttatattcatttacttacttccgtctgcactgggtctttgttgctgcacaggcttttctctagttttggcaaatggggctactctccagttgtgatgCACAAGCTttccattgcagtggcttctcttgtcgaggagcacaggctgtaggcaggcgggcttcagtagttgcggctcccaggctctagagcacagactcagtactgtggcttagttgctccacggcatgtgggatcttcccagaccagggctcgaacttgtgtctcctacactggcaggcggattcttatgcactgaactaccagggaagcccccacatgcACTTTTACAGCTGAGGTTCTTCCTACCCACAACCACCAAATTCCTATCAGCTGGGGACCCACCTCCTCATCCTCCCGCTGCTTCCTTGGACCTGCCCCGCCCCCCTGCACTctgagggtgggggctgggtcAAGGGCTGCCCCAGGAGACTGactgtcctcttctccttggcCAAACACTCTCTGTCACCTGCCGGCCCAGGGGAGCCACACCACCCCCATGGCACTGTCACCAGTGGCTGGACAGTCCTAGTCATCCCTGGGAGATGTGGAGCTTCCAGCAGAATACACCCTCCAGCTGTgctgcccctgcccagccccgTGTCTTGTCCATGCTGCCCCCTGCCCATCAGAGATCCCAGAGTGGCAGCCAGGTGGGGCCTTTGGGCGGTTTGGagtagagaggagcctggggtacCCAGACAGAGGTGGGTGTCTGGCCTTTACCCACCTGACTCCACACCACAGTGCTGTCATTAGGAACAATGTTGACCTCTCACTCGGACCTGCACCCATCCCCAGAGCCTCTCCTGGGCCTGGGGCACTGCAGGTTCCCAGGGGCGGCTCCTTCATGGGCGTTGGCCCAGCCCAAGGCCCATGGTAGACGCTGATGGGGAAAAACGGCCTGTCAGGCAGGTCTGGGTGGAATTTCAGGCACAGTGGCTTGGCCCTCCCCAGCTGGCCCACCTCCCCCTGCAGGGAGCCTGAGCCGAGGAGAGCTCCTCCCACAGCCCCGTCTCCCACCATCAGATGAAGATGGGAGAGCCAGCAGAGCAGGGCCACCTGGAGCGCATCCCTGGTCCACAGCGGGCAAGGACACATCCTCAGCCCCAGGGAGAAGTCAGGCCCCGACTCCCGCCTCCCACTGGGTAGCCAGGGAGCATGACTTGATGTCTTTGGGCCTCAGCTTCCCTATCTGGAAAGTGGGCTCCTTGCAGTGTGGTCAGGGTTAGATGGGCTCAGGAAGTGAGGCCGGATTACCATGTATACCCTACAGCCCTGGTCTCCCCCACCCTCTGCAATTCAGCATCTTGTCCCCTAACCTGCCAGGACATTCCTCTGGCTCCCAGCCTCAAGGAAGGggaccccaccaagctcctctcatTCCCAGAGCCCTCACCCACCCAACACACAGCCAGTAAGCAGGGACTCCCCCCTTCCCTGGCCATCTCTTGGGAGTGTCGCAGAGGCCCACCTTCCTGTCACTCCGTCCGGCTAGCACATCCCTGCCTGTGGGGTCTGGCAGCCACCATGAGACACAGGACCGTTCTCTGTCCTCTTGCTGGGCCTGAGGCTTGAGGACCCAGCTGAGAGCCAACCTCCCTGTCAAGTCCCCTTGGAAAGCTCCAGGACAGTGCTTGCCCTGGCCTGGCTTCTCTTGGGGTCACGGGGCCTGCCCCCTCAGTTGGTGACCCCACTGCCAGGGCGCCTACCGCCCAGCTTCGGGGAGCCCAGAGCAGCTGCGCCTCGGCTGCACCTCCTGTGCAGGAATCCTGCAGTGCGCTGGCTTCCCCGGCCTGGCCCCTGCTCTGCAGTCTCGGAACCAAACCGGAACAGCCCCAAACTGTCATCTCTCCTGCCACCGCTGGACACTACCAGCAGGCACTGGAGGGTTTCTAGTTGGGGGACTGCTGATGCAAACACTCAGGTCTCTGAAATGCAAATGAGACCACACACCTCCTTCAGTGaggagcgggggaggggggggagggaGCTGCGTGTGGCCTCGGGCAAGGCCGAGGGGTCTTTGGGCAGAGGTTTCCAGGGTTTGTGAAGAGGCCCTCCTAGGGAGGTGGAGCACTGCGCCAGTTGGTGGTGGCCTGGGTCGAGGCAGGCTCTGCGAAGGAGGGAAAGTGAGGTTCTGGGCATGTACAGACGCAAACCCAGAGGACCCCAGGGCTCCTCCGGCTGAGGACAAGGAGGGATCAGAGGGGCTGCCTCCCCCTGGCCTGGAGGTGATGATGGCAAGGGTCTGGGCTGGTGGCATCACTGCTGACCTGGCTATGAGCTGTGGGTCTGACTCCCACTGGGTGACAGGTAGTGCCACAGAGCAATGGTGGCCTGTGGTATCTGCCACCAGAGGTGAGCCACCAGGACTGAGGGTCTCTCACCCAGAGGAGGGTGGTGCCTGGCATCACAGTGAGGAACCTACTGCTGGGCTGAGCCCCGGGCTCACTCCCAGCTCCGAGGTGGACCCTGTGGGACCCCAAGGCATACTCACCAGGCCCACTGGATGGGCCCTGTGGCCACTACCAGAGGGAAGAAAGGGCTGCTCAGAGGGGCCAGAGCTCACGGCAGTCACACAATGGGCAAGGTTACCCAGCTCCCAGCTTGGATTCTTAATCCCACAAACTTTTAAGTTTTAGCAAACGCTTCGTGGAGGTGAAACACAGGCAGGAAAAAGGGCCCAGGCCATGAGGGGTGGCTAGGTGGACTTCTGCCAGTGCACGGCCACCAGTTCCTACAGAGAAAATAGCCAGCCAACCCCCGAAGTCCCCACCTTGGCCCCACGGGACCATCCATGCCACTGCGGGCACCTGGACTCTCCTGAGAGAGCTTTCCCATTGGCTGAACACACCCTGGCTTACTGACCCGCCAGCTGTTGGTCAGCTTGGGCATCTCCAGTCTGGGGCTTCATCACAGGTCATGTGCACACTCATGGTCCCAGCACCAAGTGGGAGCTGGTCCCTTCAGGCCATCTGCTTTGCTGTGAAGACTGGATTAGGGAGTTGAGATGAAGTGAGAATGTCCCATCCCTACAGGATGGACATACATGCCCCCCTCAGGCGTGGACATGACCCAGTGGGTGGTCACAGGACAGGACTCCCACACCTACCTCCTGCACCCTGCAGCCCACAGACCCCTTCTGAGCCAATGTGACTGTCCCTTGGTTTCCTGCTCCACAGGCTGGAAACAGAGGGGCAGTAGAGGCCAAGGGGCCGTCCCCACACCTGGAGCACAAAGGACACAGGGCCGGGGCTGCGGGAGCCATGGAGAGTTTCACAGAGTCACTAAACAGACTGAAGGAAGTCCACGAGAATGAGGTCATGGGTGAGTACCTTGGGGAGGACAAACTCTCAACCAGACAGCGGTCTAAGGGCCAAGGTCAGGCCACGGGACTCCCACATGTTGCCTCCAATTCTTGCCAAAACCAGGACCATGCCTTGCAGGACCAGAAAAGGAGTCCTGACCCAGAGCCCAGAGCTGCATTGTGGCCAGGCACCCAGCCTTAGACCAACACCCAAGTGCAGCCCTGGAGGGATGGCCCCCAAACGGTCAATTCACATCAAAGCAGGAATAAAAGACCAGCCTGGCCACAGAGAGCTGAGACACTATAGCCAAGACCAGCCCCTTGCCCAAGGTGGGGGCCTCCATGTCCCCCAGAAGGGAGGTCACCTACTTTCTCTGTAGGAATGGAGCCCAAGGCTCCAGAGGCTTGTCTGGAACTTTCCGGGTGCTGAGCTAAAATCCCTCTCCCCCTTCCAGAACCCCAGGCTAAGCTCTGCCCTGGTATGCATGTCTGTCCAATTTCCCCACCAGCAACAGGACTGACTGCAGCTACCTGCTCCATTCACTCCCCCAGTGCCTGGACCAGACCCTCCCCTGACCTTTCTGAGAGTGCTCACCTCCCTTCCCACATCAAAGGCCCAGAGACCCAGAGGGGCGAGGACTGCTTGGGCTAGACTAGGACCCAAGCCAGACCATgatgaggaggggaggaggggctctGCTGGGGTCTCCCTTGGGGGACCATTGGCAGCACCCAAAAAGCATCCCTCCTGGGCCTTAGTTGGGTAATTGGTGACTCCCAGCATCCGGGACCCATCCCCAGCTGACACCAGAGCCAGAGACaagggaggggagaggctggGCCCAGACCAGGGTCCCAAGGAGCCAGGAGACTGACCAGAAACTGGCAGCAGGTGCAGACTGGGAGCCCTCCAAGGGGGTGACCTCAGGGAGTCAGTGCAGGGACCCAGGCAGGTGGCGGGTGTCTGGAGAGGGCTCTGCCAGACAACCAGAGACAGGAAACACCCCAGCTCCAGGTAGAGGCGGCAGCCCAGCTGGGCCTGACCTCTGCTCCTTTCCTCACTCCTCAGGCCTGCAGAACAAGCTTCTGGAACTGAACTCAGAGAGGTGCCGGTGAGTGAGGACAGGCCTGGCCCAGGAAACTGGAAGGGCAGTGACTCCCCAGGGTTCATCTCCCATCTTCCCCTGCAGCCCCAGGGCCCCGGCACTGCCACTAGCAGTGATGCAGGAGAAAGTGAAGATCAGCATAGGGGGTAGGGGGAGTCTGGTCCCAGGTCATGCCTCAAGGAACTAGAGGAAGCGGGGCTGGAAAGTCCAAGCCCACCAGAGTGAACAGGGACCCTCCAAAGGGATGGGCAAGGAACATCCATGCAGGGCACCTCTGGGACCAATAGCTATCAACAGGGGGACTCCACGTGAGTCCTGGAGACCCACAGGCAGACTCCCCAGGTCCCCACTTCACAGAACGCTGCCAGGTGGCACATGGATGAGACAGAGTCCTCAAGGCTGTACACACTCACGCTTGGGCGAGCTGGCATTGCCCTTCCGAGGCCCCAAGTCTCAAGGAAGTCCTAGGCTGGTGGCCAGGGAGAGGCTAGTGGGTAGCAGAGAGCTCTCTGGGTAGAGCAGACCCCCTACTTCAGATCGTCCCCCACAGGGATGCCCAGAGGGTGGAGGAGCTCTGTGCCAAGAATCACCAGCTCAGGGAGCAGCAGAAGGCACTGAAGGAGAACCTGCGGGCGCTGGAGAACAGGTGGGGGCACCTCACAGCCCACTCATGATGGGGGCAAGGGTGGAGGAAGACCAGCGCGTTCTGTGGAGAATGAGTCGGGGATGCTCTGGAGTCAACTCAGCcactgcaggacttctcagagccttaaGTAAACTGCACTTTTCAAGGTTCCTTCCCAAACTCAACAGCATGTGGCGTGCTTAGCCCACGGGGTGGGCAACGCAGTGGGGAAAGGCAGGGCAGGTCCTGGGAGTGGGGCGGGGGGGCGTGGCATCCCGGCCCCTCCCTCTCAGAGCAGCCTCTCGCTGTCCCTCCTTGCCCCGCAGGCTACGGGCTGGGCTGTGTGACCGCTGCATGGTCACCCAGGAGCTGGCCAGAAAGAAGCAGCAAGAGTTCGAGAGCTCCCTCCTCCAGAACCTGCAGCACGTCTTCCTCCTCAGTGAGCGCCCCCCTGCTCTGCATCCTGCACCCCGTTCTCCTGTGTGGGCCGGCGACCCCCACCTCCTCAGCCCAACAAGGGGTcttggggaaaggggaggaggtgATCCAGGGCTGCACTGTCAGGAGGGACACCCGCACCCCACCTCACAGACAGATGGTGCAAAGCCCCCCGCTGGGCCCCACAGGCCACCTGCTGCTCAGTCACCGGGCCAGGGCGTCCCTGCCTTCTCAGAGCCTCAGCTCCCTCCTTCTCAGGATAAGGAGGGTCCCGAAGACGCCTGGGTTCCATGAGTTCTGCTGATGAGCACAAGCCCCTTTCCTTTGGCTGGGGGGGTCCCTCGAGGCTACGGAGCGCCATCCCTTTTCACAGCCTCCAGGCTGGGGCTGCTCACTCaacatccacccacccactcaggCAGCAAGCATCTATGGGGCACCTGCTGTATGCCAGGCCCCGAGCCAAGTGCTGGAGCCTCAGCTGGGCCAGGACAGGGGGACTCCCAGGGCCGTGAGGACCCCActcgccctccccctccccaagtcCTTCCTAACCGGTGCCTTCTACAGCCACTGAGCTGACGCGGCTGCAGGAGGAAAATGACGCCTTGAAGGAGGAAGTGAAGCGGCTTCAGGGCCCAGGGTGAGTAGGGGGAGCCCCAGGCACTTGTGCAGGGGGAGGGGTTCCCCAGGCCAGCATCCTGGGACAGACAGCAGCCTCCCCTGGTCTGCAGGCACAAGGCCCCCCAGAAATGGAGCTGGGCTGCAGCACCCATGGCAGCTCCGGCGCTTGGGCCACCCCGACAGGTGTGAGCCCACGATGACGTCTTTCCTGGtcacctgggtctcccgcatagGTGGCTTGGCCCCCAGGAGGGCGCCCTGGGCTTTCTGATCGTCTCTGGGATGCTGCCCCCTCACCTGCCTCATATTTGCCTCCCACTGGGGACAGGcccaagccccagctcagggagggcgTCTCGGACCCCCCATCACCCCTGCTGCTCCCCTCCCTGGGCGCCCAGAAGGCCGTCACTGAGAAACCTCTGGGAGGCCACGAGGAGACAGAGGATGGCCATGCAGGTGCAGGTCCATGGGAGAGGAGggtgtggggcagggggcaggggggctgAGCAGCCTGGGACCAGGGGGCCCTCGGGCCGGGGGCTGAGCTGACCCCTCTCAGCAACCGTCCTGCCCTCTGTTCCTCCTCCCACAGAAAGGCCAGGGGTGTACGGGACGTCTCCAATGGCCAAAATCTCCCGAAGTCCGAATCTTCTTGAGGCACGGACCCCGGAAATGGTGAGGGTGAGAGACCCTGAACCCCTGAACCCACTCCTCCCTCTTCCCGGGCAGCCCGAGGAGGAGGCCAGAACTGCCTGCTGTATGCCATGCACATGGCAACATGCCCATCCTCGCGCCAAGCAGAGTCCTGAGCTCCACGTGACAAGGGTGGAAGCGAGGCTCAGAGTGGGTGGgagacctgcccaaggtcacacagagaaaAGGGCAGAAGGTAGCAGCCAAGCCCACCCAGGCTGACCTGCCCACCCTGTGCAGAACCCCCAGCGCATCTCCAACCAGCTGCATGGGACCATCGCCGTGGTGCGGCCTGGGTCTCGGGCCTGCTCCGCTGACCAGGGCTCCACCAATGGGACGCCCccactgccgcccaccaggcacAGCCCACCCAGCCCACCTGGCAAGCACAGCCTCCCTCTGGACAGGTGAGCGCCCGCCCTCTGCCACCACCAGGAGCTGCCTCAGCTGGGTACCCAGTCTCCTCCCCTGGTCCCAGCTTTAAGGCAGAGGCCAACAGCAGGGCGTCCCTCCCTTTGTCCCTTCAGGAGACCTGCTCTCCCTGGCTTGGCTTTCCCCTGCCTGCAGCATAGTTCCCACATTGACATCTGAAcggccagggtggggtgggggttcgtggacagaggagacagggacTGGGCACCCCCTTTCATCGTGGTTTGaggagagtgggggtggggttgtgGGCAGGGTGCTCCAGAGGACTGGGTAGGCAGCTAACGCCCAGAAGGGGGAGAGGCCTTAGTGGCCAGGTCCCTCCTCTGACCCCCAGGCCCCAGGTCAACTCTGAAACCAGGCACCTGATCCCCAGGGGCCCGGGCATTCCCCTCCCCACTGTCCACCGTGTCACGTGGGCACCCATCTCACCCCCAGGGCCCCTAGTCCTCCCTGTGAAGTGGGGCTGACCATGCCCCACAAtcaccaggcttctccttccCCACAGCATCCTGCAGGCCTCTCGGCCCTCTGCCAAGACCTGCGAGTCCCTGAAGCACTCCCTCCAGGCTGACCGCCTCTGCCTCCTGAACCGCCACCTAACCCTACACCTTGGCAGCCCCCCGGCCCCTGCCACAGCCCCCAGTGGCCCCCAATCCCAGGGCCTCAAGGCTGGGGAGGCAGAGGCCTGGGAGGAGCCCTCGGGCCTGCTGGGCCTGCCGGGCGCCCTGGTGGGCGTGCGGAACCCACGGCTGGAAGGCGCACTGCACATTCTCCTGGCCCAGCAGCTGCGGGCACAGGGCAGAGTGGGCAGTGCCCGGCTGAGGGGCCCCTGGGGGCCTAGAGGGACGCCGCCCTCCCCACCAGCCGACTCAGACTCCGAGGGTCCTGAGGGCGAGGCGGCCAGGGCAGCCCTGCCCAGAGAGAGGCACTCACAGCCCGGAGGCCCGGGCAGCCCCCAGGGGAAGGAGGGCACGGCCACACAGGACTATGTCCCAGACAAGCCCCTGGACCTCTCAGAGAGGGGTCGGTGCCGGGCCAGCGCTCCCAAGCCTGCCAACCAGTCGGGGTCACTCAGCCCTCCACGGGTCCCCACGCCCAGCCCTGAGCCACCCCAGGGAGTGGGACCATCTGCCCAGTGTGGAGCCCAGAGACTCAGCAATGGCACCCAGGAAGCCAGAGAGCCAGAGGCGGAAGAGCATCCATCTTCCCTGGTGAGGGACCAAGCCCCGTTCCTGGGCTCTGTGTGTCCCACCCAGAGCACCTGGGCCCCAGGCTACCCTCTCTTCTCTGCTCCACCAGCCAGTTGCTGAGGGAAAGCCTGCTGCCCAGGTCACAAGCCAGGGGGAGCCAGCTGACCCTTCAGCCCCGCCCTGTCCATGGCCACTGCAGGCTGTGCCTGAggccgggtgggggtgggggaggaggagggaagttgCCTTACATGAGCTcaagtcttttccttctttcccatcaGGATACCCCCTACTTTGCCCCAGGGCCCCACCTCAGCCTGCCCTCTGCAAGTGGGCCaggagaggaggacagagggagaCCTAAACATCCCCCCTACCCACCAAGGCCTGGTGGAGATGGCCACCCAGGTGAGGATGCGAACATGGGAAGTGTTCCATGGTGGAAGTGGAACCACACTGAGCAGGGAGGGCCTGACCCAACAAACTCTGGTCTCAGATTTGGTTCCCTACCTCCAGACCCAGAGTGGAGCAAGGGGCCCAGGGAGGGCGAGTTTCTGACCACAGGAAGTGAATGGAGAGCATCCTAGCAACTGGGGCTTCAGGGCAGGTGATGAGTTCCCTGTCACCCAGCAACCAAGCCAGGGGGACCCCAGTGGGTGGGGTCATTGCAGGAATGCAGGGGACTTTGGGCTTGGACTCTACCCCAGGGCAGGTTACTCgggctctctgtgcctcagtttccccagcttcAGAGGTGTTGCCACTGGTCCCAGCCTGGCAGGTTAGGGGCCTAGGCTTCTACTAGATGTCCAGGCCACCATCCTGGCCTGACCCACACCCTGCATCCTGCAGAGTGCAGCAACGTCCAAGGGCAACAGCCGGAGTCGGATGAGCTGGACGAGCCAGACACCTCGGACAGTGAGGTCAGTGCAGCCGCacactggggtggggtggtggcacCCTGGCTGCCCCAGGCTTGGGGGGGTTTCCTCACCATGACCACACCCCACCCTTCAGATGGGCCTGAGCACCAGGGCGGAGTCCACACAGAGCTCGCCAGGGGAAGGACCCGGGTGTGTCTGCAACAAGGAGTGTGGACAGGGCCCACAGAAGAGGAAGCGGGCCTCCGACCCCTGGAGCAAAGGTAAGTccccgggtgggggtggggcagttgCAGCGCCAATGCCTCCAGCCTTTCTGGCTACTCAGAGTTGTTCCCAGAGCAGTCTTGTAAGAGGACCTGGGTCAGGCCTGGGCAGACCCCGAGTCCACTTCCTCCTCGCTGGGCTGGCCCCTTTACCCCAAGCCTGTCTCCCTCTGGAAAGGAGGCGATATCATGGCTGATATGAGACAGCAGTGGGACACACAGTAGTGTCATCTTCAGGGGAGAAAGGGCATCCTGGGCCACGAGCAGCCCCAGGCCTAGGGGTCCTAGACCCCTCCCCTCTCACAGCCCCACCTGGGAGGGGGCAAGCTCGCCTGGACCACCTTGTCCACTTTTAAGGAGGAGACCCAGCAGAGGCTGCTGCCCCCTGGCGTGGGTGTGTTTGTTCCCgatgtggggctgggggctgctctCCTGTTTGCCAAGGGTGGTGCCTGTGG contains these protein-coding regions:
- the RBBP8NL gene encoding RBBP8 N-terminal-like protein yields the protein MESFTESLNRLKEVHENEVMGLQNKLLELNSERCRDAQRVEELCAKNHQLREQQKALKENLRALENRLRAGLCDRCMVTQELARKKQQEFESSLLQNLQHVFLLTTELTRLQEENDALKEEVKRLQGTGDRPKPQLREGVSDPPSPLLLPSLGAQKAVTEKPLGGHEETEDGHAGAGPWERRVPGVYGTSPMAKISRSPNLLEARTPEMNPQRISNQLHGTIAVVRPGSRACSADQGSTNGTPPLPPTRHSPPSPPGKHSLPLDSILQASRPSAKTCESLKHSLQADRLCLLNRHLTLHLGSPPAPATAPSGPQSQGLKAGEAEAWEEPSGLLGLPGALVGVRNPRLEGALHILLAQQLRAQGRVGSARLRGPWGPRGTPPSPPADSDSEGPEGEAARAALPRERHSQPGGPGSPQGKEGTATQDYVPDKPLDLSERGRCRASAPKPANQSGSLSPPRVPTPSPEPPQGVGPSAQCGAQRLSNGTQEAREPEAEEHPSSLDTPYFAPGPHLSLPSASGPGEEDRGRPKHPPYPPRPGGDGHPECSNVQGQQPESDELDEPDTSDSEMGLSTRAESTQSSPGEGPGCVCNKECGQGPQKRKRASDPWSKASKKPTCGRRNQGARSPSPSTSTWEKTRASQPAQSCTPPD